In Candidatus Promineifilum breve, one genomic interval encodes:
- a CDS encoding mechanosensitive ion channel family protein: protein MTAPQIINPVSYMLDDILLQLNSLLRRALTLEFLLQVGLLLLVLLVAYGLRGVARRQVAKLQERLKRQGLVMEQLPWTLDLLVALSAAIFPLAVWVLGSLAAGGLRAAAQPTDLLVWLVPIFGLWALYRFVVTLFDLNFSPARARVWGRQILRPVVVLLIILQLTGLLDNVLEMRLSSSTDLRLTLESVLLGVLILVLFMFLNRVVRRLLSETILPRAGVDAAVNQVVTTFTGYGIVVGGLVLALTVMGINLTALTVIIGGLSVGLGFGLQELINNFVSGFILLTERSLAPGDVIEVDNNVGTVQKIGLRTMQIVTPDDVELIIPNGYLLGSTVKSFTHRSPEMRVHIGVSAAAVHPPRQVQAALVEAAQHPEVMGTPAPAALLVELEGDTIRYDLEFWIPQPARAPYVTSDVRLRIWELFTEREIAMSTPQDVMLLRPEA from the coding sequence ATGACCGCGCCCCAAATCATCAACCCGGTATCATACATGCTCGACGACATCCTCCTCCAACTCAACAGCCTCCTCCGGCGCGCCCTGACGCTGGAGTTCCTGCTCCAGGTCGGCCTGCTGCTGCTCGTGCTGCTCGTCGCCTACGGTTTGCGCGGCGTGGCCCGGCGGCAGGTAGCCAAGCTCCAGGAGCGGCTGAAGCGGCAAGGGTTGGTGATGGAACAGCTACCCTGGACGCTTGACCTGCTGGTGGCCCTGTCGGCGGCCATCTTCCCGCTGGCCGTGTGGGTGCTCGGCTCGTTGGCCGCCGGGGGGTTGCGGGCCGCCGCCCAGCCGACCGACCTGCTGGTATGGCTCGTGCCCATCTTCGGCTTGTGGGCGCTCTATCGCTTCGTCGTCACCCTGTTTGACCTCAATTTCAGCCCGGCGCGGGCCAGGGTGTGGGGGCGGCAAATCCTGCGGCCGGTCGTCGTGCTGCTCATCATCCTGCAATTGACCGGCCTGTTGGACAACGTGCTGGAGATGCGCCTCAGTTCCAGCACCGACCTACGCCTGACGCTGGAGTCGGTGCTGCTGGGCGTGCTCATCCTGGTGCTGTTCATGTTCCTCAACCGGGTCGTGCGCCGCCTGCTGAGCGAGACGATCCTGCCACGGGCGGGCGTCGATGCCGCCGTCAACCAGGTCGTGACGACCTTCACCGGCTACGGCATCGTCGTCGGCGGGCTGGTGCTGGCCCTGACGGTGATGGGCATCAATCTGACCGCTCTAACGGTCATCATCGGTGGTCTGTCGGTTGGCCTCGGCTTCGGTCTCCAGGAGTTGATCAACAACTTCGTCAGCGGTTTCATCCTGCTGACCGAGCGCAGCCTGGCCCCCGGCGACGTCATCGAGGTCGATAACAACGTCGGCACGGTGCAGAAGATCGGCCTGCGGACGATGCAGATCGTCACGCCCGACGACGTGGAGCTGATCATCCCCAACGGCTACCTGTTGGGCAGCACGGTGAAGAGCTTCACCCATCGTTCGCCGGAGATGCGCGTCCACATCGGCGTATCGGCCGCCGCCGTCCACCCGCCGCGTCAGGTGCAGGCGGCGCTGGTGGAAGCCGCCCAGCACCCGGAGGTGATGGGCACGCCCGCCCCGGCCGCCCTGCTGGTCGAGTTGGAAGGAGACACCATCCGCTACGACCTGGAGTTCTGGATCCCCCAGCCCGCCCGCGCCCCCTACGTCACCAGCGACGTGCGGCTGCGCATCTGGGAGCTATTCACCGAGCGGGAGATCGCCATGTCCACGCCGCAGGATGTGATGTTGTTGCGGCCGGAAGCGTAA
- a CDS encoding helix-turn-helix domain-containing protein yields the protein MSDVQRYIEERSRRDPEFAAGYELGYTDFKIGVMLRQVREAAGLTQEQVARRLGTQKSAISRMENHAEDVRLSTLRAYAQAVGADLRIILTTPQT from the coding sequence ATGAGCGACGTACAGCGATATATTGAAGAACGCAGCCGGCGCGATCCAGAGTTCGCCGCGGGCTACGAATTGGGCTATACCGATTTCAAGATTGGGGTCATGCTGCGCCAGGTGCGCGAGGCGGCCGGCCTGACCCAGGAACAAGTGGCTCGCCGGCTGGGAACACAAAAATCGGCCATCTCGCGCATGGAAAACCACGCCGAAGATGTGCGCCTCTCTACCCTGCGCGCCTACGCCCAGGCGGTCGGGGCCGACCTGCGCATCATCCTCACTACTCCGCAGACCTAG
- the ettA gene encoding energy-dependent translational throttle protein EttA, with protein sequence MTDNKVIYSMIGVGKIVPPNRTILRDIYLSYFYGAKIGVLGLNGSGKSSLLRIMAGKDNEYLGETVLSPGYTIGHLEQEPLLDETRTVREVVEEGAQEVVDALRQFDEINARFGEDLTPDEMDKLIETQGKLQDKLDHMDAWNLDSRLDLAMDAMRCPPGDTPVSVLSGGERRRVALVRLLLKQPDILLLDEPTNHLDAESVAWLEKHLQSYPGTVIAVTHDRYFLDNVAGWILELDRGYGIPWKGNYSSWLEQKQDRLAKEERSEAQRMKTLERELEWIHMSPRARTGKSKARITKYNELLEAGGEKAREELEIYVPPGPRLGDVVIRAEKVDKGFGERLLVEDMTFDLPPGAIVGVIGPNGAGKTTLFRMIVGQEQPDDGQLTVGQTVKLAYVDQSRDTLDAEKTVWQEISGGEETLELGKRKVNSRAYVSRFNFAGGDQQKLVGTLSGGERNRVHLAKMLKSGANVLLLDEPTNDLDVNTLRALEEALLSFAGSAVVISHDRWFLDRVANHILAFEGDSQVFWYPGNYSEYEEDKRKRLGAAAERPHRITYRRLTRA encoded by the coding sequence ATGACCGACAACAAAGTAATCTACTCCATGATCGGCGTGGGCAAGATCGTCCCGCCCAATCGCACTATCCTGCGCGACATTTACCTGTCCTACTTCTACGGGGCCAAGATCGGTGTGCTGGGTCTCAACGGCTCCGGCAAGAGCAGCCTGCTGCGCATCATGGCCGGCAAGGACAACGAATATCTGGGCGAGACCGTCCTCTCGCCCGGCTACACCATCGGCCACCTGGAGCAGGAGCCGCTGCTGGATGAGACGCGCACCGTGCGCGAAGTCGTCGAGGAAGGGGCGCAGGAGGTCGTCGATGCCCTGCGCCAGTTCGACGAGATCAACGCCCGCTTCGGCGAAGACCTGACGCCGGACGAGATGGACAAGCTCATCGAGACTCAGGGCAAGCTCCAGGACAAGCTCGACCACATGGACGCCTGGAACCTCGACAGCCGCCTCGACCTGGCGATGGACGCCATGCGCTGCCCGCCGGGCGACACGCCGGTGTCGGTGCTCTCTGGCGGCGAGCGGCGGCGCGTGGCCCTGGTGCGGCTGCTGCTGAAGCAACCCGACATCCTGCTGCTCGACGAGCCGACCAACCACCTCGATGCCGAGTCGGTGGCCTGGCTGGAGAAGCATTTGCAGAGCTACCCCGGCACGGTCATCGCCGTCACCCACGACCGCTACTTCCTCGATAACGTGGCCGGCTGGATTCTGGAACTGGATCGCGGCTACGGCATCCCCTGGAAGGGCAACTACTCGTCGTGGCTGGAGCAGAAGCAGGATCGGCTGGCCAAGGAGGAGCGCTCCGAGGCCCAGCGCATGAAGACGCTGGAGCGCGAACTGGAGTGGATCCACATGTCCCCCCGCGCCCGCACCGGCAAGAGCAAGGCGCGCATCACCAAGTACAACGAACTGCTGGAGGCGGGCGGCGAAAAAGCCCGCGAGGAACTGGAAATCTACGTCCCGCCGGGCCCGCGCCTGGGCGATGTGGTCATCCGCGCCGAGAAGGTGGACAAGGGCTTTGGCGAGCGGCTGCTGGTGGAGGACATGACCTTCGACCTGCCGCCGGGGGCCATCGTCGGCGTCATCGGGCCGAACGGCGCGGGCAAGACGACCCTGTTCCGTATGATCGTCGGCCAGGAGCAGCCCGATGACGGCCAATTGACCGTGGGTCAGACGGTGAAGCTGGCCTACGTTGACCAGAGCCGCGACACGCTGGACGCCGAGAAGACGGTGTGGCAGGAGATCAGCGGCGGCGAGGAGACACTGGAACTGGGCAAGCGCAAGGTCAACTCGCGGGCCTACGTGTCGCGCTTCAACTTCGCCGGGGGGGATCAGCAGAAGCTGGTCGGCACGCTGTCCGGCGGCGAGCGCAACCGCGTCCACCTGGCGAAGATGCTCAAGAGCGGGGCCAACGTGCTGCTGCTCGACGAGCCGACCAACGACCTGGACGTGAACACGCTGCGGGCGCTGGAAGAGGCGCTACTCAGCTTCGCCGGTTCGGCCGTGGTCATCAGCCACGACCGCTGGTTCCTGGATCGCGTCGCCAACCACATCCTGGCCTTCGAGGGGGATAGCCAGGTCTTCTGGTATCCCGGCAACTACAGCGAGTACGAAGAGGACAAGCGCAAGCGGCTGGGGGCGGCGGCCGAGCGGCCGCATCGGATTACGTATCGCAGGTTGACGCGGGCGTAA
- the metG gene encoding methionine--tRNA ligase codes for MAENILVCIAWPYANADIHQGNVTGSHLPGDIYARFHRLRGNRVAMVSGSDSHGTPVTVKAEEMGRSTLATYEHFHARFLELFRRLGISYDLFTSTHTETHFRVSQDMFKQLLGNDYLYRKVTPQMYSPEAGKFLPDRYVEGTCPNCGYTGARGDQCENCNTLFESAAELINPRSKRDNTSLVLHDTEHYFLDLPAIAADALAEWIHDDKEHWRPQVINFARGFIDGGLIGRAVTRDMDWGIPVPVDDADFEGKVLYVWYEAVIGYLSATIEWAANEGDPEAWRDWWYNPAARTLYFIGKDNTPFHTVFWPAQLLGSRGLYSDNPAALLNLPYDVPANEFMNMEGAKISGSRQWAVWMLDALDRYDPDPLRYYLTTNMPEARDSEWTWNGFIERNNNELVANWGNLVNRVLTMTRRYFGGVVPEPGELTAADNALLAAIDAGFDSVAELYDGCKFRAAVGEVLRLSSLVNQYLEATSPWTTGKNDLAATGRALYVALQAISGLKVLWAPVLPFTGQALHEMLGESGALFGQSVVREFDETTRSHLALTYDGAAAVGRWERAIIPAGRQLPPPQPLFKKLESEAAEQEILHLGPRPAL; via the coding sequence ATGGCCGAGAACATTCTGGTCTGCATCGCCTGGCCCTATGCCAACGCCGACATCCATCAGGGCAACGTCACCGGCTCCCATCTGCCGGGCGACATCTATGCCCGCTTCCACCGGCTGCGCGGCAACCGGGTGGCGATGGTCTCCGGCTCCGACAGCCACGGCACGCCGGTGACGGTCAAGGCTGAGGAGATGGGCCGGAGCACGCTGGCCACGTATGAGCATTTCCACGCCCGCTTCCTGGAACTGTTTCGCCGCCTGGGCATCAGCTACGACCTGTTCACCAGCACCCATACCGAGACCCACTTCCGCGTGTCGCAGGATATGTTCAAGCAACTGCTGGGCAACGACTACCTCTACCGCAAGGTGACGCCGCAGATGTATTCGCCCGAAGCCGGCAAGTTCCTGCCCGACCGCTACGTGGAGGGCACCTGCCCCAATTGCGGCTATACCGGGGCGCGCGGCGACCAGTGCGAAAATTGCAACACGCTGTTCGAGAGCGCCGCCGAGCTGATCAACCCGCGCAGCAAGCGCGACAACACCTCGCTGGTGCTGCACGACACCGAGCATTACTTTCTCGATCTGCCGGCCATCGCCGCCGACGCGCTGGCGGAATGGATCCACGACGACAAGGAGCACTGGCGGCCGCAGGTCATCAACTTCGCCCGCGGCTTCATCGACGGCGGTCTCATCGGCCGGGCCGTCACCCGCGACATGGATTGGGGCATCCCCGTGCCGGTCGATGACGCCGATTTCGAGGGCAAGGTGCTCTACGTCTGGTACGAAGCGGTCATCGGCTACCTGTCGGCCACCATCGAGTGGGCGGCCAACGAGGGCGACCCCGAAGCGTGGCGCGACTGGTGGTATAATCCGGCGGCGCGCACGCTCTACTTCATCGGCAAGGACAACACCCCGTTCCATACGGTCTTCTGGCCGGCCCAACTGCTAGGGTCGCGTGGCCTCTATAGCGACAACCCGGCGGCGCTGCTCAACCTGCCCTACGACGTGCCCGCCAACGAATTTATGAACATGGAAGGGGCCAAGATCAGCGGCAGCCGCCAATGGGCCGTGTGGATGCTCGACGCCCTGGATCGCTACGACCCCGACCCGCTGCGCTACTACCTGACGACCAACATGCCCGAGGCGCGCGACAGCGAATGGACGTGGAACGGCTTCATCGAGCGCAACAACAACGAACTGGTCGCCAACTGGGGCAATCTGGTCAACCGCGTGCTGACCATGACCCGGCGCTACTTCGGCGGCGTGGTGCCGGAGCCGGGCGAACTGACCGCGGCCGACAACGCGCTGCTGGCGGCCATCGACGCCGGTTTCGACAGCGTGGCCGAACTGTACGACGGCTGCAAATTCCGCGCCGCCGTGGGCGAGGTGTTGCGCCTATCCTCTCTGGTCAACCAATATCTGGAAGCAACCAGCCCCTGGACGACCGGCAAGAACGATCTGGCCGCCACCGGGCGGGCGCTCTACGTCGCCCTGCAAGCCATCAGCGGCCTGAAAGTCCTGTGGGCGCCGGTGCTGCCCTTCACCGGTCAGGCGCTGCACGAGATGCTGGGCGAGAGCGGCGCGCTCTTCGGCCAGAGCGTCGTGCGCGAATTCGACGAAACGACGCGCAGCCATCTGGCGCTGACCTACGATGGCGCGGCGGCCGTCGGCCGCTGGGAGCGGGCCATCATTCCCGCCGGCCGCCAACTGCCGCCGCCGCAACCGTTATTCAAGAAACTGGAGTCGGAAGCGGCCGAGCAGGAAATTCTGCACCTCGGCCCCCGGCCGGCATTGTAG
- a CDS encoding EVE domain-containing protein, with amino-acid sequence MFELNGVYRNRMGEYTVLALNGQRMTVRYSDGSEAELNVNIQARIWENIVAEQEARAASSRHMRQSNKDTTHYIKAVSLPPGEELIFPGWQERVVMVTNPELAQRIKSGDRFIYYAVEAQTFFAVVTITGDMYEADPKQHTYTTELERAAFFPTDVDAVSPDLEHGVSVDSIDLESYPDFGKLPIEPEAFYRISEDDFELLAEALTEITEDEEEEVEEYEEYEEDEVE; translated from the coding sequence ATGTTCGAACTCAATGGGGTTTATCGAAATCGCATGGGCGAATACACCGTGCTGGCCCTCAACGGCCAGCGTATGACCGTGCGCTATAGCGACGGCAGCGAAGCCGAGCTTAACGTCAACATCCAGGCCCGCATCTGGGAGAATATCGTGGCCGAGCAGGAGGCGCGCGCCGCCAGCAGCCGCCACATGCGCCAATCGAACAAGGACACGACCCACTATATCAAGGCCGTCAGCCTGCCGCCCGGCGAGGAACTGATCTTCCCCGGCTGGCAGGAGCGCGTCGTCATGGTGACCAACCCGGAACTGGCCCAGCGCATCAAGTCCGGCGACCGCTTCATCTATTACGCCGTCGAGGCGCAGACCTTCTTTGCCGTGGTCACCATCACCGGCGATATGTACGAGGCCGACCCGAAGCAGCACACCTACACGACCGAGCTGGAGCGGGCCGCCTTTTTCCCGACCGACGTCGATGCCGTCTCGCCCGATCTGGAGCACGGCGTCAGCGTGGACTCCATCGACCTGGAGAGCTATCCCGACTTCGGCAAGCTGCCCATCGAGCCGGAGGCGTTCTATCGCATCAGCGAGGACGACTTCGAACTGCTGGCCGAGGCGCTGACCGAGATCACCGAGGACGAGGAAGAAGAGGTCGAGGAATACGAAGAGTACGAAGAGGACGAGGTCGAATAA
- a CDS encoding alpha/beta hydrolase, whose protein sequence is MPLVQLLLFILLVQVIVGPILSAYLFVRPPRLRATFRTPRDWDAPYRDVTFAGGDGLTLAGWYTPSTNGAAVILLHGHSGNRLAVAFHAETLARAGYGVLMYDLRAHGDSDGRLFSRGREAIDDVLGAVAFVSRQPDVDGRIGLLGVSVGGMLAIQAAGRTQAIRAVAVDGPVLGTVDDLPPPAGALDRLWRFPHERYYQAAIDFFSRSPRPPANTAVLPRLGGRPLLFISTGQGLERRLTRHFHAAAPRGAARLWELPQASHANGWHVAPEAYAREIVGFFDGALCVDGRADEALAEPVMDIAGPNDATGDTFMAQSPRLEAKLQPIAERTIGPQTAMMIAFAAIPVALLLLFIPYQLRWGFLAPRLPAGREIWFLLGLLALLAVGLVVHEVVHLAGYRLFGGLPRGVARLRLGGVALAPQVHCPVTIPAGAYRRMLLLPALLLGVVPGIIAILTGWWVLLIWSMWLLVAAGGDFACLWAMRGLPADEPVRAHPTRLGCQIFAHKNNVQNIDN, encoded by the coding sequence ATGCCGCTCGTGCAACTGCTGCTCTTTATCCTGCTCGTGCAGGTCATCGTTGGCCCGATCCTGTCGGCCTATCTGTTTGTCCGGCCGCCGCGCCTGCGGGCGACGTTTCGCACGCCGCGCGACTGGGACGCGCCCTATCGCGACGTGACCTTTGCCGGCGGCGACGGGCTGACGCTGGCCGGCTGGTATACCCCCTCGACCAACGGCGCGGCGGTCATCCTGCTCCACGGCCACAGCGGCAACCGGCTGGCCGTGGCCTTCCATGCCGAGACGCTGGCGCGGGCCGGTTATGGTGTGCTTATGTACGACTTGCGCGCCCACGGCGACAGCGACGGCCGCTTGTTCAGCCGCGGCCGGGAAGCGATCGATGACGTGTTGGGCGCGGTGGCCTTTGTGTCGCGCCAGCCGGACGTGGACGGTCGCATCGGTCTGTTGGGCGTGTCGGTCGGCGGGATGCTGGCCATCCAGGCCGCGGGCCGCACCCAGGCCATCCGCGCCGTGGCCGTCGATGGGCCGGTTCTGGGGACGGTCGATGACCTGCCGCCACCCGCCGGCGCGCTGGATCGCTTGTGGCGCTTCCCGCACGAACGGTATTATCAGGCGGCCATTGACTTTTTCTCGCGCAGCCCGCGACCGCCGGCCAATACGGCCGTGCTGCCCCGGTTGGGCGGCCGGCCGCTGCTGTTCATCAGTACCGGTCAGGGGCTGGAGCGCCGTCTGACCCGCCATTTCCACGCCGCCGCCCCCAGAGGCGCGGCCCGCCTGTGGGAATTGCCGCAAGCCTCGCACGCCAACGGCTGGCACGTCGCCCCGGAAGCGTATGCGCGGGAGATCGTCGGCTTCTTTGATGGCGCCTTATGTGTCGATGGCCGCGCCGATGAAGCCTTGGCTGAACCCGTGATGGACATCGCTGGGCCAAATGATGCCACCGGCGACACCTTCATGGCCCAGTCACCGCGACTCGAGGCGAAGCTGCAACCCATCGCCGAGCGCACCATCGGGCCACAGACAGCGATGATGATCGCCTTCGCCGCCATCCCGGTGGCGCTGTTGCTCTTGTTCATTCCCTACCAGTTACGCTGGGGGTTTCTGGCCCCGCGATTGCCGGCGGGGCGGGAGATATGGTTCCTGCTTGGTCTGCTGGCCTTGTTGGCCGTGGGGCTAGTCGTCCATGAGGTCGTGCATCTGGCCGGCTACCGGCTGTTCGGCGGCCTGCCGCGTGGGGTCGCGCGGTTGCGCCTGGGCGGCGTGGCGCTGGCCCCCCAGGTGCACTGCCCGGTCACGATTCCGGCCGGCGCGTACCGGCGTATGTTGCTGTTGCCGGCGCTGTTGCTGGGGGTCGTGCCGGGCATCATCGCCATATTGACCGGCTGGTGGGTGTTGCTCATCTGGAGCATGTGGCTGCTGGTGGCCGCGGGGGGTGATTTTGCCTGTCTGTGGGCCATGCGCGGTTTGCCGGCCGATGAGCCGGTGCGCGCCCATCCGACTCGCCTGGGTTGTCAAATATTTGCCCATAAGAATAACGTGCAAAATATTGACAATTGA
- a CDS encoding peroxiredoxin-like family protein, translating to MGKAKKLAPGDPAPAGFCLDKDGQPVELSTFWAGGAILLTFLRHFGUIHCRDWLAQLELHREEIEAAGLQVVAVGLGQPKHARHFGDKLAPSVACLTNEEPDLHAIYGVERANILRMIAPDALMAGAQAAGRGHTQGASTGDVQRLPGTFIVDATGIVRYAHYGKYAGDNPDLVELLDWWRNRVPSEKLGF from the coding sequence ATGGGTAAAGCGAAGAAACTAGCGCCGGGCGACCCGGCACCGGCGGGATTTTGTCTGGACAAAGATGGTCAACCGGTGGAGCTATCCACCTTCTGGGCCGGAGGGGCGATCCTGCTCACCTTTCTGCGCCACTTTGGTTGAATTCATTGCCGCGATTGGCTGGCTCAGTTGGAGCTGCACCGAGAAGAGATTGAAGCGGCCGGGTTACAGGTCGTGGCGGTTGGCCTGGGCCAACCCAAGCACGCGCGCCATTTCGGCGATAAGCTGGCCCCCAGCGTGGCCTGTCTGACCAACGAAGAACCGGACTTGCACGCCATTTACGGCGTCGAACGGGCAAACATCCTGCGCATGATCGCCCCTGATGCGCTGATGGCCGGGGCGCAAGCCGCGGGACGCGGCCACACGCAGGGCGCATCCACCGGCGACGTGCAGCGCCTGCCGGGGACGTTCATCGTGGACGCGACCGGGATCGTGCGCTATGCCCATTACGGCAAGTACGCCGGTGACAATCCCGACCTGGTTGAACTGCTGGACTGGTGGCGAAACCGAGTTCCTTCCGAGAAACTCGGGTTCTAA
- a CDS encoding helix-hairpin-helix domain-containing protein — MSKSKSRLLSPKAWYLVVAGGVALAADGVRRLLRRRKVTQSPVIQPERGQSITITDERPPVMTTLPAAPVAAPPASAVSPKPPKAAKAATPAKPVTPDDLTAIKGIGPVFAKRLNEAGITTFAGLAAASADQLQEMTKATATAKPEEWIAQARTMK; from the coding sequence ATGTCCAAGTCCAAATCGAGGCTACTCAGCCCCAAAGCGTGGTATCTGGTGGTGGCCGGTGGGGTGGCCCTGGCCGCCGATGGTGTCCGCCGCCTGCTGCGGCGGCGGAAGGTAACCCAGTCCCCTGTGATTCAGCCGGAACGCGGCCAGTCGATTACCATTACCGACGAGCGCCCGCCGGTCATGACTACCCTCCCGGCCGCGCCGGTCGCCGCGCCCCCAGCATCCGCCGTATCCCCTAAGCCCCCCAAGGCTGCCAAGGCCGCCACGCCCGCCAAACCCGTCACGCCCGACGATCTGACGGCTATCAAGGGCATTGGCCCGGTATTCGCCAAACGGCTCAACGAGGCGGGCATCACCACGTTCGCCGGGCTGGCCGCGGCCTCGGCCGATCAATTGCAGGAGATGACCAAGGCCACGGCCACCGCCAAGCCCGAGGAATGGATTGCCCAGGCGCGGACGATGAAGTAA
- the asd gene encoding aspartate-semialdehyde dehydrogenase, with product MNRIPVGVLGATGTVGQRFVQLLAEHPWFEVAVVTGSDRTVGRPYGEGVNWLMPGRVPARTAELIVQPTDTDLDLPGNPPVVFSALPTGEAKEWEPRFAAAGYAVVTNTSVFRMNPTVPLLIPEINPDHTCLIPTQRAENNWPGFIVASPNCSTTSAILPLKVFQEAFGVEAAMITTLQAISGAGYPGVSSMDIYDNVVPYIGGEDEKLENEPTKLLGDVRDGRMIRAGIAVSAQANRVPVVDGHLASVSVRLGRRATPDEAIAALRDWRPPAICAQLPSSPQELLIYRDEPDRPQPRRDRDAGDGLAWTVGKVRACPVLDVRYVALTHNTLRGAASGALLNAELLAVQGYIGN from the coding sequence ATGAACAGAATTCCCGTTGGGGTATTGGGAGCCACGGGCACGGTGGGACAGCGCTTCGTGCAACTGCTGGCCGAGCATCCGTGGTTTGAAGTGGCCGTCGTCACCGGCTCCGACCGCACCGTGGGCCGGCCGTATGGCGAAGGGGTCAACTGGTTGATGCCCGGCCGCGTGCCGGCGCGCACGGCCGAACTCATCGTGCAGCCAACCGACACCGATCTTGACCTGCCCGGCAATCCGCCGGTGGTCTTCTCGGCCCTGCCCACCGGCGAGGCCAAGGAGTGGGAACCCCGGTTCGCCGCCGCGGGCTACGCCGTGGTCACCAATACGTCGGTCTTCCGCATGAACCCGACCGTGCCGTTGCTCATCCCGGAGATCAACCCCGACCACACCTGCCTCATCCCTACCCAGCGGGCCGAGAACAACTGGCCGGGCTTCATCGTCGCCAGCCCCAACTGCTCCACGACCAGCGCCATCCTGCCGCTGAAGGTCTTCCAGGAGGCGTTCGGCGTCGAGGCGGCCATGATTACCACGCTGCAAGCCATCTCCGGCGCGGGCTATCCCGGCGTGTCATCGATGGACATCTATGACAACGTCGTGCCCTACATCGGCGGCGAGGACGAAAAGCTGGAGAACGAGCCGACGAAGCTGCTGGGCGACGTGCGCGACGGCCGCATGATCCGCGCCGGCATCGCCGTCAGCGCTCAGGCCAACCGCGTGCCGGTGGTCGATGGGCATCTGGCCAGCGTATCGGTGCGGCTGGGGCGGCGGGCCACGCCCGATGAGGCCATCGCCGCCCTGCGCGACTGGCGGCCGCCGGCCATCTGCGCCCAGTTACCCTCATCCCCCCAGGAGTTGCTCATCTATCGCGACGAGCCGGATCGGCCGCAGCCGCGCCGCGACCGCGACGCCGGCGATGGCCTGGCCTGGACGGTGGGCAAGGTGCGCGCCTGCCCGGTGCTCGACGTGCGCTACGTGGCCCTGACCCACAACACGCTGCGCGGCGCGGCCAGTGGGGCGCTGCTGAACGCGGAGTTGTTGGCGGTGCAGGGCTATATCGGGAATTAG
- a CDS encoding DUF3048 domain-containing protein: MLKKYLTLSLFIAALLLAACGGGAEPGEIPPPPTSALATAQAEVAATISPVPATPTVAATLPPPPIVTPEVTAAPPTPAVTATPETIVLAAEAAAFAGRNPLTGEEIADPADLQRRPIAVKLSNAPADYTRPQAGLNDADIIFEHWTEGAVTRFTAIFYDTVPPNVGPVRSARLIDLELPAMYDAMLAFSGASVGVNQRLNASDFSDRLLRAAEPGFYRTGDTDKPFEHTLYIRLAELWQAVEAKGLNTAPGFGTYNAFSEVAPAGGSPASVINIDYRTEKVEWRWDAEIGQFRRWMDFEEHLDANTEEQVTAANVIFITPYHVNDANICEQINNGVCAALSIEIQLWGSGPATVFRDGQRFDVTWHRDGRNDMLTFTDAAGNPFPLQIGNSWVQLVPGYIPNSLAVTP; this comes from the coding sequence ATGCTTAAGAAATATCTGACACTATCGCTATTCATCGCCGCCTTGTTGCTGGCCGCCTGTGGCGGCGGGGCCGAGCCGGGGGAGATTCCCCCGCCGCCCACGTCGGCGCTGGCTACGGCCCAGGCCGAAGTCGCCGCCACCATCTCGCCCGTCCCGGCCACGCCGACCGTGGCCGCCACGCTGCCGCCGCCGCCCATCGTGACCCCCGAGGTCACCGCCGCGCCGCCCACCCCGGCCGTGACGGCCACGCCGGAAACCATCGTGCTGGCCGCCGAGGCCGCCGCTTTCGCCGGGCGCAATCCGCTGACCGGCGAAGAGATAGCCGACCCGGCCGATTTGCAGCGCCGCCCCATCGCCGTCAAGCTGTCCAACGCCCCGGCCGATTACACCCGGCCGCAAGCCGGGCTGAACGACGCCGACATCATCTTCGAGCATTGGACTGAAGGCGCGGTGACGCGCTTCACGGCCATCTTCTACGACACCGTGCCGCCCAACGTCGGCCCGGTACGCAGCGCGCGGCTGATCGACCTGGAGTTGCCGGCCATGTACGACGCCATGCTGGCCTTCTCCGGGGCCAGTGTGGGCGTCAACCAACGCCTCAACGCCTCCGACTTCAGCGATCGCCTGTTGCGCGCCGCCGAGCCGGGCTTCTATCGCACCGGCGACACCGACAAGCCGTTTGAGCACACGCTCTACATCCGGCTGGCCGAGTTATGGCAGGCCGTGGAAGCCAAGGGGCTGAACACCGCGCCCGGCTTTGGGACGTACAACGCCTTCAGCGAAGTCGCGCCCGCGGGCGGCTCCCCGGCCAGTGTGATCAATATCGACTACCGGACGGAGAAGGTCGAATGGCGCTGGGATGCCGAAATCGGCCAGTTCCGCCGCTGGATGGACTTCGAGGAGCACCTCGACGCCAACACCGAGGAGCAGGTGACGGCGGCCAACGTCATTTTCATCACGCCCTACCACGTCAACGACGCCAACATCTGCGAGCAGATCAACAACGGCGTCTGCGCCGCCCTGTCGATTGAGATTCAGCTATGGGGATCCGGCCCGGCCACCGTCTTCCGCGACGGCCAGCGCTTCGACGTGACCTGGCACCGCGACGGGCGCAACGACATGCTGACCTTCACCGACGCCGCCGGCAACCCGTTCCCGCTGCAAATCGGCAATAGCTGGGTGCAGCTTGTGCCCGGCTATATTCCGAACTCGTTGGCGGTGACGCCGTAG